One part of the Fusobacterium pseudoperiodonticum genome encodes these proteins:
- a CDS encoding DUF2634 domain-containing protein, with product MLPIRNDRVEIKSEVEAIPTKTYKMAIFGNKITGKTDGQEAMKQAIYKILNTERYQYPIYSWNYGIELKDLFGKSKSYCKVELVSRVSEALLQDERIIAVESFLFDDTKKRESLAMTFIAKTIYGDVEIAKEVKVA from the coding sequence ATGCTACCAATTAGAAATGATAGAGTTGAAATAAAATCAGAAGTGGAAGCTATTCCAACTAAGACATATAAAATGGCTATCTTTGGAAACAAAATTACAGGTAAAACAGATGGACAAGAAGCTATGAAACAAGCTATTTATAAAATCTTAAATACTGAGAGATATCAATATCCAATTTATAGTTGGAACTATGGGATTGAATTAAAGGATTTGTTTGGAAAATCTAAAAGTTATTGTAAAGTTGAATTAGTGTCAAGAGTATCAGAGGCTTTATTGCAAGATGAAAGAATTATTGCTGTAGAGTCTTTTTTATTTGATGATACAAAGAAAAGAGAAAGCTTAGCAATGACTTTTATAGCTAAAACAATTTATGGTGATGTTGAAATAGCTAAGGAGGTGAAAGTAGCATAA
- a CDS encoding DUF2577 domain-containing protein, protein MIEAIKKIVSNMLENSKLSKLEFGTVESVSPLKIRIDQKKVINDSQLMLSHLVRDYYVDITVQHSTDSIYGDWNTSHDHPGAGKNVIPIDHEHEYKGRKKIMMHYSLKKGEKVVLIRQAGGQLYYILDRIDDPIVKGEWI, encoded by the coding sequence ATGATAGAAGCAATAAAAAAAATAGTTTCTAATATGTTAGAAAATTCAAAACTATCTAAACTAGAATTTGGTACAGTTGAAAGTGTTTCACCTCTTAAAATAAGAATTGACCAGAAGAAAGTTATAAATGATAGTCAGTTAATGCTTTCTCATTTAGTAAGAGATTATTATGTAGATATTACAGTTCAACATAGCACTGATAGCATTTATGGAGATTGGAATACATCACATGATCATCCTGGTGCTGGAAAAAATGTTATTCCAATAGACCATGAACATGAATATAAAGGTCGTAAAAAAATTATGATGCACTATTCTTTGAAAAAAGGAGAAAAAGTTGTATTAATAAGACAAGCTGGAGGACAACTCTATTATATTTTAGATAGAATAGATGATCCTATTGTTAAAGGAGAGTGGATATAA
- a CDS encoding XkdQ/YqbQ family protein, whose translation MNRDLDLIIKTQKGPVAPAILDGACWDTERKGTPGKFTFKCIFDELNQFEEGDLVTVKYKNEEVFYGFVFTISRDRDKILSVTAYDQLRYLKNKDIYHYENKKASEVLKMIADDFKLNCGEIEDTKYVIRERLEDNVALFDVILTALNLTLQNTKRLYVIYDDFGKITLKDVESLKLNEGIFIDETISENFSYSSSIDKTYNKIKLTRENKEKGLREIFLSPNTEAEIENHTYGKWGILQYYDRVDEKENPQVKADSLLKLYNRKFKSLSIKNVFGNVKVRAGVSIVVKLDLGDIKVSNYMLVESVKHTFNKDEHFMDLKLRGADIE comes from the coding sequence TTGAATAGAGATTTAGATTTGATAATAAAAACTCAAAAAGGTCCAGTTGCACCTGCTATTCTTGATGGTGCTTGTTGGGATACTGAAAGAAAAGGAACTCCTGGGAAATTTACTTTTAAATGTATTTTTGATGAATTAAATCAATTTGAAGAAGGAGATTTAGTAACAGTAAAATATAAGAATGAAGAAGTTTTTTATGGTTTTGTATTTACGATTTCAAGAGATAGAGACAAAATTTTATCAGTAACTGCTTACGACCAATTGAGGTATTTAAAAAATAAAGATATCTATCACTATGAGAATAAAAAAGCATCTGAAGTATTAAAAATGATAGCTGATGACTTTAAATTAAATTGTGGTGAAATAGAAGATACAAAATATGTTATTCGTGAAAGATTGGAAGATAATGTTGCTTTATTTGATGTTATTTTAACTGCTTTAAATTTAACACTACAGAATACAAAAAGATTATATGTTATTTATGATGATTTTGGAAAAATAACATTAAAAGATGTTGAAAGTCTAAAATTAAATGAAGGAATATTTATTGATGAAACTATTTCAGAAAATTTTTCATATAGTTCATCTATAGATAAAACATATAATAAGATAAAATTAACTAGAGAAAATAAAGAAAAGGGATTAAGAGAAATATTTTTATCTCCTAACACAGAAGCAGAAATAGAAAATCATACTTATGGGAAATGGGGAATTTTACAATACTATGATAGAGTAGATGAAAAAGAAAATCCACAAGTAAAAGCTGATTCATTACTAAAACTTTACAATAGAAAATTTAAAAGTTTATCTATTAAAAATGTCTTTGGTAATGTAAAGGTTAGAGCTGGAGTAAGTATAGTTGTAAAATTAGACTTAGGAGACATTAAGGTTAGTAATTATATGCTTGTTGAAAGTGTAAAGCATACTTTTAATAAGGATGAACATTTTATGGATTTAAAATTGAGAGGAGCTGATATTGAATGA
- a CDS encoding LysM peptidoglycan-binding domain-containing protein has protein sequence MNNFMIDKGYIFYLDGILVPITPSSITTKINNKNKVVTLINDGDFNILKEEGLKEFTFDMCLPAYKYPFARGVLLPINYYLNMLNFLKNSKKPFRFIVIREGAIGSSGYNTTMLVSLENYEIKEEAGNGRDVVVSVTLKEYKNVKSTLFKYIDIGAQAIGTALSVATFISTKTRDSSSKKAQRTYKVKEGDTLYIIAKKELGDANKCNFLKELNKLSSIHDIKSGQVIRLE, from the coding sequence ATGAATAATTTTATGATAGATAAAGGATATATTTTTTATTTAGATGGAATATTAGTTCCTATTACTCCTTCTTCCATTACAACTAAAATTAATAATAAGAATAAGGTTGTGACACTTATTAATGATGGAGATTTTAACATTCTAAAAGAAGAAGGTTTAAAAGAATTTACCTTTGATATGTGTTTGCCTGCATATAAGTACCCTTTTGCAAGAGGGGTACTTTTACCTATCAATTATTATCTAAATATGCTAAATTTCTTGAAAAATTCAAAGAAACCTTTCAGATTTATAGTAATTAGAGAGGGAGCAATTGGAAGCTCAGGATATAATACAACTATGTTAGTATCTCTTGAAAATTATGAAATAAAAGAAGAAGCTGGGAATGGTAGAGATGTTGTTGTATCAGTGACTTTAAAAGAATACAAGAATGTTAAAAGCACTCTTTTTAAATATATTGATATTGGAGCTCAAGCCATAGGCACAGCTTTATCTGTAGCTACTTTTATATCTACAAAGACTAGAGATAGTTCATCAAAAAAGGCACAAAGAACCTATAAGGTTAAAGAAGGAGACACTCTTTATATTATTGCAAAAAAAGAATTAGGTGATGCGAATAAATGTAATTTTTTGAAAGAATTAAACAAATTAAGTTCCATACATGATATTAAATCTGGGCAGGTGATAAGACTTGAATAG